The genomic interval TATCGGGTTGTGGGAGCATGACCTCGATTCGGGAGAACAGATCTGGGACGACCAGATCCTGAAACTCTACGGGATCGAGGGTCAGGGGCGTCTCCACACATTCGAGGAATGGCGCAGCTTTCTGCATCCCGATGACCGCGCGCGGATGAAACGGTTCAGGTGGCGGGAAACCGGAGACACGAGCTTCCGGCGGGAATATCGTATCGTCACGCCCGACGGCACAGAGAAGACCATCCGCTCCGCCGGCAATTCATTCCGCGATGCGGCCGGACGACGAAAATATGTCGGCGTGAACTGGGATGTCTCCGCCGACAAGGCGCAGCAGAAGGCGCTGACCGAGGCCAAGGCGCGCGCGGAAGCGCAGAACGCCGAACTGGAAAACGCCCGGCTGCAGATGGAAAAATTCGCGCTCGAGGATCCGCTCACCGGCGTCGCGAACCGGCGGCATTTCGAGAAGAAGCTCGAAGCCGCGCAAACCGGCGGAACGCTGCGCAAGGGCACCAAGCTCGTGCTCATCGACCTCGACGGCTTCAAGACGCTCAACGACACGATGGGCCATGTCTTCGGCGACGACGTGCTGCGTCTCGCGGCGAAAGTCTTCAGTGAAAAGCTCGGCCCCGAGGATTTTCTGGCGCGCACCGGCGGCGACGAGTTCGTTGTTCTGATGCCGCCGCAAAGCAATGTTGACGCCTTTACCGACCAACTCGCCAGAGCCTTCTCACGGCCGGTCGAGATCGACGGAAACGCCTGCCGGGTGGGCATCAGCATCGGTATCGCCGTTGCCGACGCCGAGCCGATTTCCGCCAGCGAACTTCTGGTGAAGGCCGACCTCGCGCTCTATGACGCCAAGAACCGCGGACGGGGCCGCACCGTCCACTTTACCCAGGACCTGATGGCGCAGACCTTCGAAATGAAGCGCCTTGCGGACGATCTCCAGGAGGGGCTGGAACGCGGCGAGATCACCGCCTTCTACCAGCCGATCCTCGACAGCAGAACGTCGGACGTCATCGGCGTCGAGGCGCTGGCGCGCTGGCGGCATCCGCAGCGGGGCATGATGGAGCCCAGGGCCTTCATCGATGTCGCCGAAAAACACAGCCTGCTGCACAGGATCGACGAGATCGTGTTCGAAAAGACGCTCGGCGTGCTGCGCCGCTGCGAGGCCGAGGATATTGCTGCGCCGACGCTTTCCGTCAATGTTTCCGCGCCGCGCCTGCAGGAGCCATCCCTTTTGCGACAACTCAGGGACGCCGAACTGCCGCCGGGCAAGCTTCATTTCGAACTGCTGGAATCGATCCCGTTCGATGACAGCGACAACGCGCTGCTGAAGATCGTCAATGCGGTCCGCGACATCGGCATCGGCATCGATCTTGACGATTTCGGCTCAGGCTATGCATCGCTGGTGGGGCTGACCCAGGTTCGGCCGGACCGGCTGAAGATCGCCGGGCAGTTGATCGAGCCGATCATACGCTCGCCGGAAAGCCTCTTGATCGTCGAGACGATCGCCAAGATCGCGGAATCCTTTGAAATCCAGGTGATCTGCGAGGGTGTCCTGTCCGCCGAGCACCGGGACAAGCTTGATGCGATCGGCTGTCATTTCCAGCAGGGCTATTTCTTCGCTCGACCAATGGACGAGGACCAGATCGTTCGCTATCTCGCCCAGCGCCTGCAATAGAGCCTTTCCGCATTTCACGGAAACGCGGAAAGGCTCTATTTCTTTGTTTTTACGCAATTCCGGACGGTGAACCGGTGTCCACTTCACCTGGAATTGCTATAGCGGCGTGCCCTTGCCCACGGCGGAAGCTCCCGATCCCTTTTTCTCGCCAGGTATGCGTCTTGCGCATGGCTTCCATGTCAATATGTCACTCCCCAACCGCGTCGGCGCGCGCTATATAGATATCAACAGCGTGATCGAGAGACCAAACGGTCGAAACGGTCCCTGGCCCGGAAACGGGTTACATATTCGAAGCAGCGTGCTCCTCCTCCCATACGCGCTTCGATGGGTTGACGACACTCCTCCTCCCAGTCGTCAGCCAACGCAAATGACGCTCACCGGATCCTCCTCCCCCGGTGGGCGTTATTTTTTTGCCTAGCTCTCCCGTCTTTTATCGAATCCGTCCTGCAGCTTGGCATTCAGGCTCCTCGACGCGCGTTCATTCTTTGGGCGATCGGAAGTGGTCGTCCACCGCACGTCATCCGCCTCAAAAATAGCCACACCAACCTGAGTGCACTCGCGATGTGCAACATCACGCACAAATGCATGGCAGTTGCATAAAACTTGCACAACTTTTCCTTCCAAAAACGGGTATATGGACCTCACATAAGAAATCCGGAGCAAGAAGCTCCTTCGCGTATCACGAGGAAACACCCATGAACCCCTTCGACCTGACCATGAAATGGTTCTCCTACCGCCGCACCCGCGCCCAGTTGCGCAACCTTTCGGCTGAAGAACTCAAGGATATCGGCCTTCTCCCGTCCGATATCGACCGCGTTTCGGCGCGCGCCTTTCGCTAAGCGACAGGCATAACTGACCTGACCAGCGGCGCCTTCGGGCGCCGTTTGCATTTACGGCAGGCGGCGGGAATGCTTGCCATTGGCGGGCGAGTGATTATGTTTGGCCGGATTTCAAACCGGAACGCCCTTATGACCGACTTCCCGCGCTTTACCGCCCTTGCCCGGAACCTGCCCGCGACCGTGCCCTTTGTGGGACCCGAAGCGCTGGAGCGCACCCGGAACTACCCGATCAACGCCCGGCTCGGCGCCAATGAAAGCGGATTCGGCCCGGCCTCCACGGTGTTGGCGGCGATTCGCGAGGCGGCGGGCGAGATCTGGAAATATTCCGACCCCGAACATCTGTCGCTGCGCCAGGCGCTGGCCGCCCATCTCGGCTGCGGCAGCGAAAACATCGTGATCGGCGAAGGCGTCGACGGGCTGCTGGGCATGGCCGTGAGGCTGACGGTCGAGCCCGGCACAACCGTGGTCACCTCGCTCGGCGGTTACCCGACCTTCAACTACCATGTCGACGGCTATGGCGGGCGGCGCATCAACGTGCCCTATGCCGGCGACCGCGAGGACCTCGACGGTCTTCTCGAGGCGGTGAAGGCGGAAGACGCCACCATGGTCTATTTCGCCAATCCCGATAATCCCATGGGCAGTTTCTGGCACGCGGACGATGTCATCCGCTTCGCCGACGCGCTGCCGGAAACCTGCATGCTGGTTCTGGACGAGGCCTATTGCGAATGCGGGCCCGCCGAGGCCTTTCCCGATATGTCCCGCTTCATCGACCGACCGAATATTCTGCGCTTCCGCACTTTCTCCAAGGCTTACGGGCTGGCGGGCGCGCGCGTCGGCTATGCGATCGGCGCGCCGCAGACGATCCGCGCCTTCGACAAGATCCGCAATCATTTCGGCATGCCGCGCCTCAGCCTCGTGGCGGCCGAGGCCGCGCTTGCCGATCAGGCTTATCTGCAGGCCGTTGTCGGCCGCATCATCGCCTCGCGCGAGGAGATCGCCGGCATTGCGCGTGACAACGGGCTGACGCCCCTGCCCTCGGCCACCAACTTCGTGGCGATCGATTGCGGCCGGGACGGCGCCTATGCGCGCTCCATTGTCGATGCGCTGGGCGCGCGCGGCGTGTTCATCCGCATGCCCGGCGTCGCCCCGCTCAACCGCTGCATCCGCATTTCCACCGGCCCGCACCGCGACATGCAGCTTCTGGCCGAAGAACTGCCGATCGTGCTGGAAGCGCTCGGCTGAAGCCGGGCGCCCCGGCCTGCTCCGCAGGCCTATCGCGCCTTCTGGCCGAACAGCACGGATTGCGCGTCCTTGTCGGTGGCGAGGTTCATCTTTTCTCGCTCGGACTGACCGACGGCAATGCCTGCCTGAACGGCCGGACGGGCCATGACGGCCTCATACCAGCGCTTGAGATTCGGAAAATCGTTGAGGTCCTGGCCCTGCCCCTCATGGGACCGCACCCAGCCGATCGAGGCCATGTCGGCAATCGAATAGTCGCCGCCGAGATACTCGACCTCGGAAAGCCGCCTGTTCATCACGCCATAGAGGCGGTTGACCTCGTTGGTGTAGCGGTTGATGCCGTATTCGATCTTTTCCGGCGCGTATCTGCGGAAATGATGGGCCTGCCCCGCCATAGGCCCGAGGCCGCCGACCTGCCAGAACAGCCATTCCTCGACCGCAACGCGTTCGCGCTCGGTCTCGGGATAGAATCTTTTGAACTTGCGGCCGAGATATTGCAGGATCGCGCCCGACTCGAACACCGAGAGCGGCCCGCCGCCGGGCCCGTCCGGATCGACGATCGCCGGCATCCGGTTGTTGGGCGATATCTCCAGGAATTCAGGCTTGAACTGGTCGCCCTTGCCGATGTTCACATAATTCACGTTATAGGGAACGCCGGCTTCCTCGAGATAGATGGTGATCTTGTAGCCGTTGGGCGTGGGCCAGTAATAAAGTTCAATCGGCGTGGTCATGAAATTCATCCTCTTCGTGTCGTAAAACACCGTCCCAGACGATATAGATCGATATCGAGCCGATAAAAGGCCGGCGGGGTTGCAGCGAGTGAGCGCCGGTCGGCGGAGAAATGCAAGGGTGACACAATGCGCGATTACGAACCTCTGGCAGCAAGGATCATCAGCCCGGACCGTCAGGAACCGCAGAGCTTTACCGATGCGCGCGAGGCGGTTAAGGCGCTGCAGGCGCTCTATAAACGCAACACCCGCTTTCTCATCGACGCCTTCGTGGCGCTTGCCGGCGGCGCGCCGATCGAGGGGCGGCATCGCGCTTTCTATCCGCAGATCAGCATCGAGACCGGCAGCTACGGCCTGACCGATTCGCGCCTCTCCTTCGGCCATGTGGCGACACCCGGGCAATATGCAACCGCGATCAGTCATCCGGACCTGTTCGAAGACTATCTCATCGCCCAGCTTTCTCTGCTGATCAAGAATCACGGGGTTCCGGTGACCGTTGGCGAATCGGAAACGCCGATCCCGCTCCATTTCGCCTTCGGCGAGAATACCCATGTCGAGGCCGACCTCGCGGCGCTCGCCGATGTTCCGCTGCGCGACATTTTCGATACGCCGGACCTCAACACCACCGACGACCTGATCGCCAATGGCGACTACGAGCCTGAGCCCGGCAAGCCGCAGCCGCTGGCGCCGTTCACGGCGCAACGCGTCGATTATTCGCTGGCCCGGCTCAGCCATTACACGGCGACCAGCTCGGCGCATTTCCAGAATTTCGTGCTGTTCACCAATTATCAGTTCTATGTCGATGAGTTCTGCGCCTTTGCGCGCGAGACCATGGCCAAGGGCGGCGAGGGCTATACCGCCTTCGTCGAGCCCGGCAACGTCATCACCCGGCCGGGCGAGGTCGAACCGGAGGAAGGGCGCAGTGGGCGCATGCCGCAAATGCCCGCCTATCACCTGAAGCGCGGCGACAATTGCGGGATATCGATGGTCAATATCGGCGTCGGCCCCTCCAACGCCAAGACGATCACCGACCATATCGCGGTGCTGCGCCCTCATGCCTGGCTGATGCTCGGCCATTGCGCGGGGCTGCGCAACAGCCAGAAACTGGGCGACTACGTGCTGGCCCATGCCTATGTCCGCGAGGACCACGTGCTCGATGATGACCTGCCGGTCTGGGTGCCGATCCCGGCGCTAGCGGAAGTGCAACTTGCGCTGGAAGAGGCGGTCGCCGAGGTGACGGGGCTTGAGGGTTATGAGCTGAAGCGGGTGATGCGCACCGGCACCGTGGCGACCATCGACAACCGCAACTGGGAACTTTCCCATCAGAGCGGGCCGGTCAAGCGGCTGTCGCAGTCGCGCGCGATCGCGCTCGACATGGAATCGGCGACGATCGCCGCCAACGGCTTCCGCTTCCGGGTGCCCTACGGAACGCTGCTCTGCGTCTCCGACCGGCCGCTGCACGGCGAACTGAAGCTTCCCGGCATGGCGACGGCGTTTTACACGACGCAGGTCCGCCAGCACCTCCATATCGGTATCAAGGCGGTGCAGAAGCTCGCGGCGATGCCGCCGGAAAGACTGCATTCGCGCAAGCTCAGAAGCTTCTACGAGACGGCTTTCCAGTGATCAGACGAGGTTGCTGCCGTCCGGCACGATGACATGCAGGGCGCGGGGATGCTGCTCGATCACGGCGTGAATGATCGGCTCGATCAGGTCGCCATCCAGCGATTGATCCATGTCCGTGGCGCTGAAATCCAGGGTGATCCGGTCAACCTCGAACAGCGTGACGTTCTCGCTGTCCTCGAGATGCCCGGTCAGATAATCCATCGCGAAGCCCACCACATTGTCGAAATCGCTCGCCTTGACCAGATAGACGCCAAGCTTGCCGCCCTGCGGACGATCGGAGAACGGAACGGCGTTGTGGTGAATACGGTTGTTGGAAATGCCGAGCAGCGCAAAACTGCCCTCGCCATCGCCGCGGTCGGTTTGATACTTCACGCGGATGTCGGGCACCTGTCTCAGCGTATCGAACCAGGCGCGCGTGCTGGCTGAAATCTTGCCGAGACGCGAATCATAGTCGAGTTTTTCCCGGTTCTTGATCATGGTGGCATGCATGCCGACCGAAAATTGGTGGATGAACGGGCGGTCGTTGATCGTCGGCATGTCAACGCGGGCGGGCTTGCCATTGGCAAGCTCCTGAAGCGCCTCCTCGATATCGAGCGAGATGCCGAGGCTGCGGGCAAACAGGTTCATGGTGCCGGCCGGCACCACGCCCAGCAGCTTGTCCTTGCCGTGCAGGAAACCTGCCGCGAGCGAGACCGTGCCATCGCCGCCGCCG from Martelella mediterranea DSM 17316 carries:
- a CDS encoding putative bifunctional diguanylate cyclase/phosphodiesterase; translation: MERLSNVRNAHNHGRTTRLLTALTILFFVTLAIGTYAGGVFVRESIKEERRLLAEGRLSTFGKALRSIFEVSIEGGKTLTTALGSGNDISHFESATKSYLATAPWTQAVILQQPDQSPLVLPQSAREAVLALPLPPKENTTQQFFGPYTLPDGQKGLIYRINAGDDVIELVIGFRSVLEAVGLLELAQSTQFSVEIDGAGKAQAIAGNANLNPEDTVNFSTQIGNAKWTIRVLPDPLDQGPHNWSRIFLLFAGIVVLAFLTPLIALIILLRARLRDNRHIDESMAAIDNLSRQLYVALNASNIGLWEHDLDSGEQIWDDQILKLYGIEGQGRLHTFEEWRSFLHPDDRARMKRFRWRETGDTSFRREYRIVTPDGTEKTIRSAGNSFRDAAGRRKYVGVNWDVSADKAQQKALTEAKARAEAQNAELENARLQMEKFALEDPLTGVANRRHFEKKLEAAQTGGTLRKGTKLVLIDLDGFKTLNDTMGHVFGDDVLRLAAKVFSEKLGPEDFLARTGGDEFVVLMPPQSNVDAFTDQLARAFSRPVEIDGNACRVGISIGIAVADAEPISASELLVKADLALYDAKNRGRGRTVHFTQDLMAQTFEMKRLADDLQEGLERGEITAFYQPILDSRTSDVIGVEALARWRHPQRGMMEPRAFIDVAEKHSLLHRIDEIVFEKTLGVLRRCEAEDIAAPTLSVNVSAPRLQEPSLLRQLRDAELPPGKLHFELLESIPFDDSDNALLKIVNAVRDIGIGIDLDDFGSGYASLVGLTQVRPDRLKIAGQLIEPIIRSPESLLIVETIAKIAESFEIQVICEGVLSAEHRDKLDAIGCHFQQGYFFARPMDEDQIVRYLAQRLQ
- a CDS encoding DUF1127 domain-containing protein — its product is MNPFDLTMKWFSYRRTRAQLRNLSAEELKDIGLLPSDIDRVSARAFR
- a CDS encoding pyridoxal phosphate-dependent aminotransferase, coding for MTDFPRFTALARNLPATVPFVGPEALERTRNYPINARLGANESGFGPASTVLAAIREAAGEIWKYSDPEHLSLRQALAAHLGCGSENIVIGEGVDGLLGMAVRLTVEPGTTVVTSLGGYPTFNYHVDGYGGRRINVPYAGDREDLDGLLEAVKAEDATMVYFANPDNPMGSFWHADDVIRFADALPETCMLVLDEAYCECGPAEAFPDMSRFIDRPNILRFRTFSKAYGLAGARVGYAIGAPQTIRAFDKIRNHFGMPRLSLVAAEAALADQAYLQAVVGRIIASREEIAGIARDNGLTPLPSATNFVAIDCGRDGAYARSIVDALGARGVFIRMPGVAPLNRCIRISTGPHRDMQLLAEELPIVLEALG
- a CDS encoding glutathione S-transferase N-terminal domain-containing protein, translating into MTTPIELYYWPTPNGYKITIYLEEAGVPYNVNYVNIGKGDQFKPEFLEISPNNRMPAIVDPDGPGGGPLSVFESGAILQYLGRKFKRFYPETERERVAVEEWLFWQVGGLGPMAGQAHHFRRYAPEKIEYGINRYTNEVNRLYGVMNRRLSEVEYLGGDYSIADMASIGWVRSHEGQGQDLNDFPNLKRWYEAVMARPAVQAGIAVGQSEREKMNLATDKDAQSVLFGQKAR
- a CDS encoding AMP nucleosidase, translated to MRDYEPLAARIISPDRQEPQSFTDAREAVKALQALYKRNTRFLIDAFVALAGGAPIEGRHRAFYPQISIETGSYGLTDSRLSFGHVATPGQYATAISHPDLFEDYLIAQLSLLIKNHGVPVTVGESETPIPLHFAFGENTHVEADLAALADVPLRDIFDTPDLNTTDDLIANGDYEPEPGKPQPLAPFTAQRVDYSLARLSHYTATSSAHFQNFVLFTNYQFYVDEFCAFARETMAKGGEGYTAFVEPGNVITRPGEVEPEEGRSGRMPQMPAYHLKRGDNCGISMVNIGVGPSNAKTITDHIAVLRPHAWLMLGHCAGLRNSQKLGDYVLAHAYVREDHVLDDDLPVWVPIPALAEVQLALEEAVAEVTGLEGYELKRVMRTGTVATIDNRNWELSHQSGPVKRLSQSRAIALDMESATIAANGFRFRVPYGTLLCVSDRPLHGELKLPGMATAFYTTQVRQHLHIGIKAVQKLAAMPPERLHSRKLRSFYETAFQ
- a CDS encoding diacylglycerol/lipid kinase family protein, with product MRLKGIFNRDGGTFKTTDMDAFHRLATDIFTDAGHEFHCDIVAGKEVKAAIEKTADGSGFDGMIVGGGDGTVSLAAGFLHGKDKLLGVVPAGTMNLFARSLGISLDIEEALQELANGKPARVDMPTINDRPFIHQFSVGMHATMIKNREKLDYDSRLGKISASTRAWFDTLRQVPDIRVKYQTDRGDGEGSFALLGISNNRIHHNAVPFSDRPQGGKLGVYLVKASDFDNVVGFAMDYLTGHLEDSENVTLFEVDRITLDFSATDMDQSLDGDLIEPIIHAVIEQHPRALHVIVPDGSNLV